In Oxobacter pfennigii, a single window of DNA contains:
- the map gene encoding type I methionyl aminopeptidase codes for MIVIKSDNDIIYMKQAGKVVAMTLEKVREVIKPGVTTAYIDNFAEQFILGQNAIPAFKGLYGFPATLCISINEEVVHGIPGDRILNEGDIVSIDCGAMINGFYSDAARTYPVGTVSKEARKLIDVTQESFFKGIENARIGKRLEDISHAIQVYVEKHGFSIVRDYVGHGIGRAMHEDPQVPNYGRPGRGVRLVKGMCLAIEPMVNMGGYQVKTLSDEWTVVTADGSLSAHYENTIVILDKGPEILTVI; via the coding sequence ATGATTGTGATAAAATCCGATAATGATATTATATATATGAAACAAGCAGGAAAAGTCGTAGCTATGACACTTGAAAAGGTTAGAGAGGTAATCAAACCTGGTGTTACTACAGCATATATCGATAATTTTGCTGAACAGTTTATCCTAGGGCAAAATGCTATTCCGGCTTTTAAAGGACTGTACGGCTTTCCGGCCACTTTGTGCATATCAATCAATGAAGAGGTTGTGCATGGCATCCCAGGCGACAGGATACTTAATGAAGGAGACATAGTCAGCATAGATTGCGGCGCAATGATTAATGGCTTCTACAGCGATGCAGCAAGAACATATCCTGTTGGAACAGTGTCAAAAGAGGCCCGAAAATTGATTGATGTCACACAAGAAAGCTTCTTTAAGGGCATTGAAAATGCCCGAATAGGAAAAAGGCTGGAGGACATATCCCATGCCATACAGGTATATGTGGAGAAGCATGGATTTTCAATAGTCCGGGATTATGTTGGCCATGGCATAGGCAGAGCCATGCACGAAGACCCCCAGGTCCCCAATTACGGAAGACCTGGAAGGGGTGTAAGACTTGTTAAGGGTATGTGCCTTGCAATAGAGCCCATGGTAAATATGGGCGGTTACCAGGTTAAAACTCTTTCAGATGAATGGACTGTGGTTACTGCAGACGGAAGTTTATCTGCTCATTATGAAAACACCATTGTCATACTGGATAAAGGCCCCGAGATCCTGACAGTCATATAA
- the secY gene encoding preprotein translocase subunit SecY: protein MLSTLRNAWKIPDLRRRLIFVVIMLVVYRGGAFIPVPYINTDVVQQFVSQGALFGFFDILSGGAFKNFTIFAMGIVPYINSSIIINLLTIAIPKLEQMSKEGEDGRKKIAQITRYGTIVLGTIQAFGLTLLIRSQGAIIKDSPFHLFIIIITLVAGTSFLMWLGEQITDKGIGNGISLLIFTSIISRYPSMGFQISGLVSAGTADWFEVIIFIAFALISIIAVVTMDLAERRIPVQYAKKMVGRKMYGGQSTHIPISVSSSSVIAIIFAMSIMQFPATIAAFVPNAGWVSAFNKGGIFGTDSWLYIIIYFLLVIFFTWFYTGITFNTKEMAENMKKNGGFIPGIRPGKPTADYVQSILNRITLIGGTFAGIIALTPYFLDKFTGLKDLYFGGTSILIVVGTALELAKQLEAQMTMRHYQGFLK from the coding sequence TTGTTGTCAACTTTGCGCAACGCTTGGAAAATACCGGATCTTAGAAGACGACTTATATTCGTTGTAATAATGCTTGTAGTATACAGGGGAGGGGCCTTTATTCCTGTACCATATATAAATACCGACGTGGTACAGCAATTTGTCTCTCAGGGAGCCTTATTCGGCTTTTTCGATATACTGTCAGGCGGAGCATTTAAAAACTTTACTATTTTTGCAATGGGTATAGTTCCATACATCAACTCTTCAATTATAATAAACCTTTTGACAATTGCTATTCCGAAACTGGAGCAAATGTCAAAAGAAGGTGAAGATGGAAGAAAGAAAATAGCTCAAATAACGAGATACGGAACTATTGTGCTTGGAACTATTCAAGCCTTTGGCCTGACACTTCTTATAAGAAGCCAGGGAGCTATTATTAAAGATTCTCCATTCCATTTGTTCATAATAATAATTACACTTGTTGCCGGTACATCCTTCCTTATGTGGCTGGGTGAGCAGATTACCGACAAGGGAATAGGCAATGGTATATCGCTGCTTATTTTCACAAGTATTATATCCAGGTATCCCAGCATGGGTTTCCAGATCAGCGGACTTGTATCCGCCGGCACTGCAGATTGGTTTGAAGTAATAATTTTCATTGCTTTTGCCTTAATAAGCATTATTGCCGTTGTGACAATGGACCTTGCAGAACGCAGGATACCTGTACAGTATGCTAAAAAGATGGTAGGAAGAAAAATGTACGGTGGTCAGAGTACTCACATACCAATCAGCGTAAGCTCGTCCAGCGTAATTGCAATAATATTTGCAATGTCCATAATGCAGTTCCCGGCTACAATAGCAGCATTTGTTCCTAATGCGGGATGGGTGTCTGCCTTCAATAAAGGCGGGATATTCGGGACTGACAGTTGGCTGTACATCATAATATACTTCCTGCTGGTAATATTCTTTACATGGTTCTATACCGGCATAACCTTTAACACAAAGGAAATGGCGGAGAACATGAAGAAGAACGGCGGATTTATACCCGGTATAAGACCCGGGAAGCCAACTGCAGACTATGTTCAGTCTATATTAAACCGTATAACTCTGATAGGTGGAACTTTTGCAGGTATTATAGCCCTTACTCCTTATTTTCTGGATAAGTTTACCGGACTTAAAGACCTGTACTTTGGAGGTACATCAATTCTGATAGTTGTAGGTACTGCTCTTGAACTGGCTAAACAGTTGGAAGCTCAGATGACCATGAGACATTATCAGGGATTCCTAAAATAG